One window of the Hemitrygon akajei chromosome 5, sHemAka1.3, whole genome shotgun sequence genome contains the following:
- the LOC140728043 gene encoding cyclin-dependent kinase 5 activator 1-like, which yields MGTVLSLSPEPKGKGGSADAAQQGGKNPKEKSLKKHSVLISALTWKRLVAASAKKKNAKKVNPTPAGQVNAAGNNDPVKQLNSENLKKSFPGLAQAPAGPEPYPGQQKPPSVPIPVPVPVAPNSVKPPAKNLLPTQKQASSGSLGSPRRVVVQASTGELLRCLGDFLCRRCYRLKQLNSNEPVLWFRNVDRSLLIQGWQDQGFITPANVVFVYLLCREVVDEELATDFELQATFLTCLYLAYSYMGNEISYPLKPFLVEANKEVFWERSLAIIDRMSAKMLRINSDPHYFTEVFQDLKNESNIRDSSGQYIINLDR from the coding sequence ATGGGCACGGTGCTCTCGTTGTCCCCGGAGCCCAAGGGCAAGGGAGGATCGGCCGATGCTGCGCAACAGGGCGGCAAAAATCCCAAGGAGAAGAGTCTGAAGAAGCATTCGGTCCTCATCTCCGCCCTGACCTGGAAGCGCCTGGTGGCAGCGTCCGCCAAGAAGaagaacgccaagaaggtgaatCCAACGCCGGCGGGGCAGGTGAACGCCGCAGGTAACAATGACCCGGTGAAACAGCTCAATAGCGAGAACCTGAAGAAATCCTTTCCAGGCCTGGCTCAAGCTCCAGCCGGTCCCGAACCCTACCCGGGGCAACAGAAGCCACCGAGTGTCCCCATCCCGGTGCCGGTACCCGTGGCCCCAAACAGCGTCAAGCCCCCCGCCAAGAACCTGCTGCCAACGCAGAAGCAAGCCAGCAGTGGCAGCCTCGGCTCGCCCCGCAGGGTGGTGGTGCAGGCGTCCACCGGGGAACTCCTCCGGTGTTTGGGAGACTTCCTTTGCCGCAGGTGCTACCGTCTCAAGCAGCTGAACTCCAACGAGCCGGTGCTGTGGTTCAGGAACGTGGACCGCTCCTTGCTCATCCAAGGCTGGCAAGACCAAGGCTTCATCACCCCGGCCAACGTGGTGTTTGTCTACCTGCTGTGCCGGGAGGTGGTGGACGAGGAGCTCGCCACCGACTTCGAACTGCAAGCGACGTTCCTCACATGCCTCTACCTCGCCTATTCCTACATGGGCAACGAGATCTCCTATCCCCTCAAGCCTTTCCTGGTGGAAGCCAACAAGGAGGTCTTCTGGGAGAGAAGTCTCGCTATCATCGACCGAATGAGTGCCAAGATGCTGCGGATTAATTCCGACCCGCATTACTTCACCGAGGTTTTCCAAG